A stretch of the Siniperca chuatsi isolate FFG_IHB_CAS linkage group LG24, ASM2008510v1, whole genome shotgun sequence genome encodes the following:
- the LOC122871916 gene encoding zinc finger protein 260-like → MPKDSRAKRERMREAKRRARAAESEEARDARLARDRASHSRARDKETLEMRAARQATNAARNSNRRAEKMREMQAEHRANNAACSANARAEETPGMRAVREARNLHFHERVQEEETDKQQEDWQARDAMHYQEGHRARLEQARHDNHNLARYDDTDVFREKLHGTSPLQCPKRSRRGAFVWKEERKGFCCNSADVQLLSVSKEEDPPEQQDWSPSLDLEDPPEPPHIKEEQEELWTSQEGEQLRGLEEADIIKFTFTPVPVKSEEDNEEKPQSSQVHQRLTEQMKTEADGEDCGGPEPARNSDPDRCLQPATQDKTSDSSEPETDDSCDWETREPQSGLNPLKNNSGEKSFSCSECGKQLSKNSNLKRHMRIHTGEKPFSCSVCSKRFIQKVSLTDHMALHTGEKRYSCTVCDRGFARLYQLKNHQFVGCQSSQLHQSQTEENSDAEHLKTEADGEPEPATQDKTSDSSEPETDDSCDWEETREPRSGLNPLQNNEVPVSDQECNTGKTSSSSSECATSFGHKGHLQEQDGLQTGEKPYSCSVCGNRYHWKKSLRSHMRVHSEGKCFSCCVCKKTFQRRGDVVVHMVVHTGEKPFSCYVCGTRFARKPHLTRHLRIHTGEKPFSCSVCGKGFTQGSSLTSHIRVHTREKPFTCSVCKASFGDRSSLSQHMRIHTGEKPFSCSVCGRRFARSSSLSSHMRVHTGEKPFTCSVCKTSFGNRGHLSKHMRIHRGEKPFSCSVCDTRFTQLAHIKRHKCAGESSGSK, encoded by the exons ATGCCTAAAGATAGCCGTGCCAAGCGGGAGCGTATGCGTGAGGCAAAGCGCCGTGCACGTGCAGCTGAGTCAGAGGAAGCACGAGATGCACGCTTAGCTCGGGATCGGGCGAGCCACAGCCGTGCGCGAGACAAGGAGACGCTGGAGATGCGAGCGGCGCGCCAGGCAACCAACGCCGCACGCAACTCCAACAGGAGGGCAGAAAAAATGCGGGAGATGCAAGCGGAGCATCGGGCAAACAATGCTGCATGCAGCGCTAACGCGAGGGCAGAGGAAACGCCGGGGATGCGAGCGGTGCGCGAGGCACGTAACCTTCATTTTCACGAACGCGTGCAAGAGGAGGAGACCGATAAGCAGCAAGAGGACTGGCAGGCAAGGGACGCCATGCACTATCAGGAAGGGCACCGCGCACGACTGGAGCAGGCGCGCCATGACAATCACAACCTCGCACGGTATGATGATACTGACGTCTTCCGAGAGAAGCTTCACGGGACCTCGCCGCTTCAATGTCCGAAACGCTCACGTCGTGGTGCCTTTGtatggaaagaggagaggaaaggattCTGCTGCAACTCAGCAG ACGTCCAGCTGCTGTCGGTGAGTAAAGAAGAGGATCCCCctgagcagcaggactggagcccCAGTCTGGACCTGGAGGACCCACCAGAGcccccacacattaaagaggaacaggaggaactctggaccagtcaggagggagagcagcttcgagggctggaggaggcgGATATCATCAAGTTCACATTCACTCCTGTtcctgtgaagagtgaagaagacaatgaagagaaacctcagtcctcacAGGTTCATCAAAGACTCactgaacagatgaaaacagaagctgatggagaggactgtggaggaccagaaccagccaggaactcagaTCCAGATAGATGTTTACAACCAGCCACTCAGGACAAGACGTCCGACTCCTCTGaacctgagactgatgacagttgtgattGGGAGACCAGGgaacctcagtcaggtttaaacccTCTGAAAAATAACAGCGGTGAGAAATCATTTAGCTGCTCTGAGTGTGGTAAGCAATTAAGCAAAAACTCAAATCTGAAGAGACACATGAGAattcacacaggagagaaaccatttagttgctcAGTTTGCAGTAAAAGATTTATACAAAAGGTGAGTCTGACAGACCACATGGCACTCCACACTGGGGAGAAACGATACAGCTGCACTGTTTGTGACAGAGGATTCGCTCGACTTTATCAGCTCAAAAACCATCAGTTTGTTGGTTGtcagtcctcacagcttcatcaaagccAAACTGAAGAGAACAGCGATGCAGAACATTTGAAAACAGAAGCAGATGGAGAACCAGAACCAGCCACTCAGGACAAGACGTCAGACTCCTCTGaacctgagactgatgacagttgtgattGGGAGGAGACCAGGGAACCTCGGTCAGGTTTAAACCCTCTGCAAAACAATGAAGTACCTGTAAGTGATCAGGAATGTAATACTGGAAAAACATCAAGTAGCTCCTCTGAATGTGCTACAAGCTTTGGCCACAAGGGACATCTGCAGGAACAAGATGGACTccaaacaggagagaaaccatatagttgttcagtttgtggtaataGATACCACTGGAAGAAATCCTTAAGGTCTCATATGAGAGTTCATTCAGAAGGAAAATGTTTCAGCTGCTGCGTTTGCAAAAAAACTTTTCAACGGAGAGGAGATGTTGTGGTGCACATGGTagtccacacaggagagaaaccatttagttgttaCGTCTGTGGTACAAGATTTGCACGAAAGCCACATCTGACACGACAtttgagaatccacacaggggagaaacccttcagttgttctgtctgtggtaaagGATTCACACAGGGCTCAAGTTTAACCTCACACATAAGAGTTCATACAAGAGAAAAACCTTTCACATGCTCAGTTTGTAAAGCAAGTTTTGGTGACCGAAGTTCTTTGTCCcaacacatgagaatccacacaggggagaaaccatttagttgttctgtctgtggtagaAGATTTGCGCGAAGCTCAAGTTTAAGCTCACACATGAGAGttcatacaggagaaaaacctttcacatgctcagtttgtaaaacaaGTTTTGGTAACAGAGGCCATTTGTCCaaacacatgagaatccacagaGGGGAGAAACCATTCAGTTGCAGTGTTTGTGATACAAGATTCACTCAGCTCGCtcatataaaaagacacaagtgTGCTGGTGAGAGCAGCGGCAGTAAATGA